A region from the Brassica napus cultivar Da-Ae chromosome C8, Da-Ae, whole genome shotgun sequence genome encodes:
- the LOC106365309 gene encoding CRIB domain-containing protein RIC6, with amino-acid sequence MQLTMSSSMKSLLKGLRYISQVFESGKEEEEIEIGNPTDVKHVAHIGWDGPSATPDSAPSWMNEFKTGGGLEFGQGGGEDDSSVKCMSECGGRTKDLPKLPKSTRKAASEKGSPTKEISSDKTKRKSSKKGTTSSSRRPKEVSELNDLSSTHEVPKKSRRKKKTKETGGSTRSIRRSDVDNMSDYMSETGSVRSMPQFDSRDDF; translated from the exons ATGCAACTTACAATGTCAAGCTCCATGAAAAGCCTCCTGAAAGGCCTCCGATACATTTCTCAAGTATTTG AAagtggaaaagaagaagaagagatagagATAGGGAATCCAACAGACGTAAAGCATGTAGCCCATATTGGTTGGGATGGACCATCCGCTACTCCTGACTCCGCGCCAAGCTGG ATGAACGAGTTCAAAACTGGAGGCGGGTTGGAATTTGGACAAGGAGGCGGAGAAGATGACTCCTCCGTGAAATGTATGTCGGAATGTGGCGGCCGGACCAAAGATTTACCAAAACTACCAAAATCTACGAGGAAAGCGGCGTCCGAGAAAGGTTCTCCGACAAAGGAAATATCATCAGATAAAACTAAACGCAAATCTTCTAAAAAAGGAACAACATCATCGTCAAGAAGACCAAAGGAAGTGTCCGAACTAAACGATCTTTCTTCGACACATGAAGTTCCGAAGAAGTCGAGGAGGAAAAAGaagacgaaagaaactggagGATCAACTAGATCGATTAGAAGATCTGACGTGGATAACATGTCAGATTATATGTCTGAGACTGGTTCTGTAAGATCTATGCCTCAATTCGACAGCAGAGATGATTTTTGA
- the BNAA09G43780D gene encoding uncharacterized protein BNAA09G43780D, with protein sequence MGQTHFLIYPTKKMEGGEDDYPGPESGIGGINLNGRNVGAVMVAPRDVDIASHSGCRINIYVNSNVQGTCGSALLSCKVKLRDPGVHLHIEDLKMNRDEGSRQEEMRLIKIGLCLVCLFNVFLGFILLLSYWLRNNADST encoded by the coding sequence ATGGGACAGACTCATTTTTTGATTtatccaacaaaaaaaatggaagGTGGAGAAGATGATTATCCAGGGCCTGAATCAGGCATTGGCGGAATCAACTTGAACGGGAGAAATGTCGGGGCAGTGATGGTGGCACCTAGGGATGTAGACATAGCAAGTCATAGTGGTTGCAGGATCAACATATACGTGAACAGCAACGTTCAGGGGACTTGTGGTTCGGCTCTGTTGAGTTGCAAGGTTAAGCTAAGGGATCCTGGTGTTCATCTCCATATCGAAGACCTTAAAATGAACCGAGACGAGGGATCTAGACAGGAGGAGATGAGGTTGATTAAGATTGGGTTATGTTTGGTTTGTCTCTTTAACGTCTTTCTAGGATTCATTCTCTTGCTCTCATATTGGCTCCGGAACAATGCTGATTCCACATAA
- the LOC106368938 gene encoding NADH dehydrogenase [ubiquinone] 1 alpha subcomplex subunit 9, mitochondrial has protein sequence MQAVSRRLVQRPLGGGASIYSSSSIRSLYGVSDHHLNGADNRRYSSSLATKGVGHLARKGTGGRSSVSGIVATVFGATGFLGRYLVQQLAKMGSQVLVPFRGSEDNPRHLKLMGDLGQVVPMKFDPRDEDSIKAVMAKANVVINLIGREYETRNFSFEEVNHHMAEKLALVAKEHGGIMRFIQVSCLGASLSSPSRMQRAKAAAEEAVLNALPEATVMRPATMIGTEDRILNPWAMFVKKYGFLPLIGGGTNKFQPVYVVDVAAAIVAALKDDGSSMGKTYELGGPDVFTPHDLAEIMFDMIREWPRYVKLPFPIAKAMAGPRDFMVNKVPFPLPSPQIFNLDQINALTTDTLVSDKALTFQDLDLVPHKLKGYPVEFLIQYRKGGPNFGSTVSEKIPTDFYN, from the exons ATGCAGGCAGTTTCCAGGAGACTAGTCCAACGTCCCCTCGGCGGAGGAGCTTCGATCTATTCGTCGTCTTCTATCAGATCGCTCTATGGAGTCTCCGATCACCACC TGAATGGAGCTGATAACCGTCGATACTCGTCCTCCCTTGCTACAAAGGGCGTGGGACACCTCGCTCGCAAGGGTACTGGTGGCAGATCTTCCGTCAG TGGCATTGTAGCTACGGTGTTTGGAGCCACTGGGTTTCTTGGTCGTTATCTTGTGCAGCAGCTTG cTAAAATGGGATCACAAGTGCTAGTTCCTTTCCGAGGCTCAGAGGACAATCCTCGACATCTCAAGTTGATGGGAGATTTAGGACAG GTAGTACCGATGaaatttgatccaagagatgaaGACTCGATTAAGGCCGTCATGGCAAAGGCTAATGTCGTTATCAATCTAATTg GAAGAGAGTACGAGACCAGAAATTTCAGTTTCGAAGAGGTGAATCATCACATGGCCGAGAAACTTGCATTG GTGGCCAAAGAACATGGTGGGAtaatgaggtttattcaagtttcTTGTCTTGGAGCTTCTTTGTCATCTCCTTCAAGAATGCAGAGGGCAAAGGCTGCTGCTGAGGAAGCTGTCTTGAACGCGCTGCCTGAG GCGACAGTGATGAGACCTGCGACCATGATTGGTACAGAGGACAGAATCTTGAACCCCTGGGCAATGTTCGTTAAAAAATATGGTTTCCTCCCGCTCATAGGTGGTGGGACCAACAA ATTCCAGCCCGTATATGTGGTTGATGTTGCTGCAGCAATCGTTGCAGCTCTAAAGGATGATGGCTCCAGCATGGGGAAAACCTATGAATTGGGTGGTCCAGATGTCTTTACCCCTCACGATTTG GCAGAGATCATGTTTGATATGATTCGTGAATGGCCTCGATATGTGAAGCTTCCGTTTCCAATTGCTAAG GCAATGGCGGGTCCTCGGGATTTCATGGTGAACAAAGTCCCGTTCCCTCTACCCTCTCCCCAGATATTCAATCTGGATCAAATCAATGCCCTTACAACCGATACACTTGTATCTGACAAGG CCTTGACGTTTCAGGATTTGGACCTTGTCCCTCATAAATTGAAGGGATATCCAGTCGAGTTTCTTATCCAATATCGCAAGGGTGGTCCTAACTTCGGTTCCACTGTCAGTGAAAAGATACCAACAGACTTCTACAATTGA
- the LOC106365308 gene encoding phenylacetaldehyde synthase-like isoform X3, with translation MENGSGNVLKPMDSEQLREYGHRMVDFIADYYKTIETFPVLSQVQPGYLHNLLPDSAPDQPETVEQVLDGNGGGVIQGSASEAILVVMIGAREKVLRRVGKNALGKLVVYSSDQTHSALQKACQIAGIHPENCRVLKADSSTNYALRPELLQEAVSKDIEAGLIPFFLCGNVGTTSSTAVDPLAALGNIAKRNEIWFHVDAAYAGSACICPEYRQYIDGVETADSFNMNAHKWFLTNFDCSLLWVKDQYVLTEALSTNPEFLKNKASQANLVVDYKDWQIPLGRRFRSLKLWMVLRLYGAETLKSYIRNHIKLAKDLEQLVSQDPNFEVVTPRIFSLVCFRILPVDNDEKECNDRNRNLLDAVNSSGKLFLSHTALSGKIVLRCAIGAPLTEERHVKETWKVIQEEASRLLGK, from the exons AT GGAAAATGGTAGTGGGAACGTGTTGAAGCCGATGGACTCTGAGCAACTGAGGGAGTATGGACATCGAATGGTTGATTTCATTGCTGATTATTACAAAACCATCGAAACTTTCCCTGTCCTTAGCCAAGTTCAG CCTGGTTATCTTCACAACCTTTTGCCTGATTCAGCACCTGACCAACCTGAAACGGTGGAACAAGTTCTTGATG GAAATGGAGGTGGGGTGATCCAAGGGTCAGCTAGTGAAGCTATTCTTGTTGTTATGATTGGTGCTCGCGAGAAGGTCTTAAGACGCGTTGGTAAGAACGCGCTTGGGAAGCTCGTTGTCTACTCCTCTGACCAGACACATTCAGCTCTACAGAAAGCTTGCCAG ATAGCTGGAATCCATCCAGAGAATTGCAGGGTGCTGAAGGCAGATTCCTCTACAAATTACGCTTTGCGTCCAGAATTGCTTCAAGAAGCCGTTTCTAAGGATATTGAAGCTGGATTGATTCCATTCTTCTTATGTGGCAAT GTTGGGACCACTTCTTCAACAGCAGTTGATCCATTAGCTGCACTAGGAAATATCGCAAAG AGAAATGAGATATGGTTTCACGTGGACGCAGCGTACGCTGGAAGTGCGTGTATATGTCCAGAGTATAGACAGTACATTGACGGAGTAGAAACTGCAGACTCTTTTAACATGAATGCTCACAAATGGTTCCTCACTAATTTTGATTGTTCCCTACTTTGGGTCAAG GATCAGTATGTGCTCACTGAAGCTCTGTCAACAAATCCAGAATTTCTCAAAAACAAG GCCTCTCAGGCAAACTTGGTTGTTGATTACAAAGATTGGCAGATCCCTCTCGGACGAAGATTCAG ATCATTGAAATTATGGATGGTTTTAAGGCTCTATGGAGCTGAGACCTTGAAGAGCTATATAAGAAACCATATCAAACTCGCTAAAGATCTCGAACAACTTGTCTCTCAAGATCCTAATTTTGAG gTTGTGACTCCTCGGATATTTTCCCTCGTCTGTTTCCGTATCTTACCTGTGGATAACGATGAAAAGGAGTGTAATGACAGAAACAGAAACCTCCTAGACGCAGTGAACTCTTCTGGGAAACTGTTCCTTTCTCACACT GCTTTGTCGGGAAAAATCGTACTACGTTGCGCCATAGGAGCGCCACTGACGGAGGAGAGGCACGTGAAGGAGACATGGAAGGTTATCCAGGAAGAAGCTTCACGCTTGCTTGGCaagtaa
- the LOC106365308 gene encoding phenylacetaldehyde synthase-like isoform X1: protein MENGSGNVLKPMDSEQLREYGHRMVDFIADYYKTIETFPVLSQVQPGYLHNLLPDSAPDQPETVEQVLDDVKTKILPGITHWQSPTFYAYYPSNSSVAGFLGEMLSAGLGIVGFSWVTSPAATELEMIVLDWLAKLLNLPEQFLSKGNGGGVIQGSASEAILVVMIGAREKVLRRVGKNALGKLVVYSSDQTHSALQKACQIAGIHPENCRVLKADSSTNYALRPELLQEAVSKDIEAGLIPFFLCGNVGTTSSTAVDPLAALGNIAKRNEIWFHVDAAYAGSACICPEYRQYIDGVETADSFNMNAHKWFLTNFDCSLLWVKDQYVLTEALSTNPEFLKNKASQANLVVDYKDWQIPLGRRFRLFKFLQEHLHIYNILRLCSCLYLNRSLKLWMVLRLYGAETLKSYIRNHIKLAKDLEQLVSQDPNFEVVTPRIFSLVCFRILPVDNDEKECNDRNRNLLDAVNSSGKLFLSHTALSGKIVLRCAIGAPLTEERHVKETWKVIQEEASRLLGK from the exons AT GGAAAATGGTAGTGGGAACGTGTTGAAGCCGATGGACTCTGAGCAACTGAGGGAGTATGGACATCGAATGGTTGATTTCATTGCTGATTATTACAAAACCATCGAAACTTTCCCTGTCCTTAGCCAAGTTCAG CCTGGTTATCTTCACAACCTTTTGCCTGATTCAGCACCTGACCAACCTGAAACGGTGGAACAAGTTCTTGATG ATGTTAAGACGAAGATATTGCCTGGAATAACGCATTGGCAAAGCCCCACCTTCTATGCTTATTACCCTTCTAACAGCAGCGTTGCAGGGTTCTTGGGTGAGATGTTGAGTGCTGGTCTTGGAATTGTTGGTTTTAGTTGGGTCACTTCTCCAGCTGCCACTGAGCTCGAAATGATTGTTCTTGATTGGCTTGCAAAACTGCTCAACCTGCCCGAGCAGTTTCTCTCCAAAG GAAATGGAGGTGGGGTGATCCAAGGGTCAGCTAGTGAAGCTATTCTTGTTGTTATGATTGGTGCTCGCGAGAAGGTCTTAAGACGCGTTGGTAAGAACGCGCTTGGGAAGCTCGTTGTCTACTCCTCTGACCAGACACATTCAGCTCTACAGAAAGCTTGCCAG ATAGCTGGAATCCATCCAGAGAATTGCAGGGTGCTGAAGGCAGATTCCTCTACAAATTACGCTTTGCGTCCAGAATTGCTTCAAGAAGCCGTTTCTAAGGATATTGAAGCTGGATTGATTCCATTCTTCTTATGTGGCAAT GTTGGGACCACTTCTTCAACAGCAGTTGATCCATTAGCTGCACTAGGAAATATCGCAAAG AGAAATGAGATATGGTTTCACGTGGACGCAGCGTACGCTGGAAGTGCGTGTATATGTCCAGAGTATAGACAGTACATTGACGGAGTAGAAACTGCAGACTCTTTTAACATGAATGCTCACAAATGGTTCCTCACTAATTTTGATTGTTCCCTACTTTGGGTCAAG GATCAGTATGTGCTCACTGAAGCTCTGTCAACAAATCCAGAATTTCTCAAAAACAAG GCCTCTCAGGCAAACTTGGTTGTTGATTACAAAGATTGGCAGATCCCTCTCGGACGAAGATTCAGGTTATTTAAATTTCTTCAGGAACATCTGCATATATACAATATACTAAGATTGTGTTCGTGTTTGTATTTAAACAGATCATTGAAATTATGGATGGTTTTAAGGCTCTATGGAGCTGAGACCTTGAAGAGCTATATAAGAAACCATATCAAACTCGCTAAAGATCTCGAACAACTTGTCTCTCAAGATCCTAATTTTGAG gTTGTGACTCCTCGGATATTTTCCCTCGTCTGTTTCCGTATCTTACCTGTGGATAACGATGAAAAGGAGTGTAATGACAGAAACAGAAACCTCCTAGACGCAGTGAACTCTTCTGGGAAACTGTTCCTTTCTCACACT GCTTTGTCGGGAAAAATCGTACTACGTTGCGCCATAGGAGCGCCACTGACGGAGGAGAGGCACGTGAAGGAGACATGGAAGGTTATCCAGGAAGAAGCTTCACGCTTGCTTGGCaagtaa
- the LOC106365308 gene encoding phenylacetaldehyde synthase-like isoform X2, which produces MENGSGNVLKPMDSEQLREYGHRMVDFIADYYKTIETFPVLSQVQPGYLHNLLPDSAPDQPETVEQVLDDVKTKILPGITHWQSPTFYAYYPSNSSVAGFLGEMLSAGLGIVGFSWVTSPAATELEMIVLDWLAKLLNLPEQFLSKGNGGGVIQGSASEAILVVMIGAREKVLRRVGKNALGKLVVYSSDQTHSALQKACQIAGIHPENCRVLKADSSTNYALRPELLQEAVSKDIEAGLIPFFLCGNVGTTSSTAVDPLAALGNIAKRNEIWFHVDAAYAGSACICPEYRQYIDGVETADSFNMNAHKWFLTNFDCSLLWVKDQYVLTEALSTNPEFLKNKASQANLVVDYKDWQIPLGRRFRSLKLWMVLRLYGAETLKSYIRNHIKLAKDLEQLVSQDPNFEVVTPRIFSLVCFRILPVDNDEKECNDRNRNLLDAVNSSGKLFLSHTALSGKIVLRCAIGAPLTEERHVKETWKVIQEEASRLLGK; this is translated from the exons AT GGAAAATGGTAGTGGGAACGTGTTGAAGCCGATGGACTCTGAGCAACTGAGGGAGTATGGACATCGAATGGTTGATTTCATTGCTGATTATTACAAAACCATCGAAACTTTCCCTGTCCTTAGCCAAGTTCAG CCTGGTTATCTTCACAACCTTTTGCCTGATTCAGCACCTGACCAACCTGAAACGGTGGAACAAGTTCTTGATG ATGTTAAGACGAAGATATTGCCTGGAATAACGCATTGGCAAAGCCCCACCTTCTATGCTTATTACCCTTCTAACAGCAGCGTTGCAGGGTTCTTGGGTGAGATGTTGAGTGCTGGTCTTGGAATTGTTGGTTTTAGTTGGGTCACTTCTCCAGCTGCCACTGAGCTCGAAATGATTGTTCTTGATTGGCTTGCAAAACTGCTCAACCTGCCCGAGCAGTTTCTCTCCAAAG GAAATGGAGGTGGGGTGATCCAAGGGTCAGCTAGTGAAGCTATTCTTGTTGTTATGATTGGTGCTCGCGAGAAGGTCTTAAGACGCGTTGGTAAGAACGCGCTTGGGAAGCTCGTTGTCTACTCCTCTGACCAGACACATTCAGCTCTACAGAAAGCTTGCCAG ATAGCTGGAATCCATCCAGAGAATTGCAGGGTGCTGAAGGCAGATTCCTCTACAAATTACGCTTTGCGTCCAGAATTGCTTCAAGAAGCCGTTTCTAAGGATATTGAAGCTGGATTGATTCCATTCTTCTTATGTGGCAAT GTTGGGACCACTTCTTCAACAGCAGTTGATCCATTAGCTGCACTAGGAAATATCGCAAAG AGAAATGAGATATGGTTTCACGTGGACGCAGCGTACGCTGGAAGTGCGTGTATATGTCCAGAGTATAGACAGTACATTGACGGAGTAGAAACTGCAGACTCTTTTAACATGAATGCTCACAAATGGTTCCTCACTAATTTTGATTGTTCCCTACTTTGGGTCAAG GATCAGTATGTGCTCACTGAAGCTCTGTCAACAAATCCAGAATTTCTCAAAAACAAG GCCTCTCAGGCAAACTTGGTTGTTGATTACAAAGATTGGCAGATCCCTCTCGGACGAAGATTCAG ATCATTGAAATTATGGATGGTTTTAAGGCTCTATGGAGCTGAGACCTTGAAGAGCTATATAAGAAACCATATCAAACTCGCTAAAGATCTCGAACAACTTGTCTCTCAAGATCCTAATTTTGAG gTTGTGACTCCTCGGATATTTTCCCTCGTCTGTTTCCGTATCTTACCTGTGGATAACGATGAAAAGGAGTGTAATGACAGAAACAGAAACCTCCTAGACGCAGTGAACTCTTCTGGGAAACTGTTCCTTTCTCACACT GCTTTGTCGGGAAAAATCGTACTACGTTGCGCCATAGGAGCGCCACTGACGGAGGAGAGGCACGTGAAGGAGACATGGAAGGTTATCCAGGAAGAAGCTTCACGCTTGCTTGGCaagtaa